The sequence GGATAAGTATCCAAACCCCTTACAATTGTTCAGTCTTTAGATCCGAGATCATAGCAATTGTAACTGCCCTTAATTATGCCCAGACAACAGATAACAATTGCATTCGGATATTGACCGATAGTAGGAATGCTATACAGTATTTCAAGAACTggtcagaaatatttaatattccagaCCAGGAGATTATGAAGCTTCTGTGCGAAATTGGCTTGAATACACCTATAAACCTCCATTGGATCCCATCGCATGTCGGGATACATGGCAATGAGATATCTGATGTGCTTGCCAAGAATGGCTGTGATATTCCAATGGACTGTTTGAACCGTCTTACTCCCACAGAGATACACTCCCTGGGAAAACATCGTTTGCTTTCAGAGTGGCGCCGTACTCCATCTCATCAGTGGTATGCTGACAACCGCCCAGGCTTATCAATAACATTCTGTGGCTCTCTGCCTTTCCAATCGGCCATGGCCAGATTTCGTAGTGGCCATCTTAAGTGTTTAAGGTGTCAGAATGGGGAGAAGACTTTCCAACCTTGTTCCTGCTCCCAGCCTGCTAGTCCTGTTCACCTTCTTCTTTTTCTTGGGGCTTCTTATAAGCAGCTACTGGTTGAACGGGACTTTCTGCAGATTTATGCTGAACTGACGCGACGGGGCCTCCTGGACCTGGTTTAGGCTTTCCTTCTACAGGGGGATGTGTAACAACAACATATGTTGCTTATGTTAAAGAATGAGTAACCATTTATGTGGTATATCATACAGTGACTACGCTGACCCTGAGGTACACGGATAAACTCTGAATGACAGAGCCACCACAACAGCATTGGCAAACCTTAAGGGTTACCCTATGAAGAGATGTACTTCTCGTCATCGGTAAGGGGTAGTCCGCCCATATCATTTCTGTACCTATTGTGGTGGCGAGAACCAAATACCATTtcggaagcttttcatcctcaaATCTGAGGTGCCATAGGTAAGATATTTGTGAGGTATATACTTCCATTTCCCTCTTGTTATTCTGTGTAGCTGGGTGTGTGTATTTAATCCAAGAAAAGAggctttcttgtctttttcttatttatttccgcacacacacaaacatataacaacacacatagacgatgatcacacatatataaggaaacacataatatatacatttaaagtagaaattgccgctaacaaagagtgAACGAATAATTCTTTTTGCCGCTAAGAAAAGAGTGAGCTGTGcctgcttgcaccagtttcacaccaactctctgGTTGAAGTGTTTACAATAAAGAAGCTTGAGCGCGCTTCcctcacattccaaacatacTTATGGTTTTCAGCCTATTGCgtcatctatgttcagtattaatttttactgCATGAGTAAGtatgcaaagaataaaaaatacaaatacagtaactaaatgaaaacaaaaattactactaataaaatcacataaacattcTGCATTGTAAATAACAGCCCGGTCTCTTCCTTTTTTAATAGACTTAGCAATCTACTATTCGATAATAGACTACGATTTTGATTAAAAGTTGCATATTTGAAGATCTTTATGTGATTCCTATTTGCAGACAGTTttacactttcatattttttatttctattctcaaGATGACACTTGTgttcctttaaccctttaaagggtcattttttttctagtcatattatgttaaaaagtttttaggctaggaattagaataagaaaagggattaatttagcataatagataaatttaatttgattaattaattaatttggttaatttataattaagtaacaaatcaagacacatcattttgtgtaagataaagaactgaagcctctaagtttctgtctttctaaaaaaaattgtcagaactgatgcaaCCTACATACATTCAtacaataattgataaatttggtgggaagcatacttcccacggccctaaaacgggttaatttactaaaataaattaaatcttctttTGTAGAATGGACAATTTCTGACATTTTAGCTCCTTTGATGATCATCTTAAGTCATTAATCTTTAtgatacaaaaaatgaataaaaataaaaaaagttttgtttttaaaaatttaaagtttttaaaaatattttaatttttatcatttaacaatacttatacattgtataaaatttttaaaaaatcaaattctaaaatcaggcaattgaaagaaaatgtaaaataagattgttaaattaaaactcttatctgcttcaaaaatatgaaaaacaaaattaaatcgcTGACAgcactttcaatttaaaatcagaaatgcattttcttctgtttttttaaaagacgatttaaaaactttcctttccactttcatttcgaaatattgttttaaaaaccaaaaacatgaaaatgtttcATCCCTTTtgctaaaagattttaaaagttaaaatttgattttaagaattatgAGAGTATAAGCGTAGGCATTATAAGAAAGAGGTAACATTTTCACGTCGTGCTTCTCCTAAAGACTGAGTTAATGCATTGGTCCTGTGggaaatttgtcatttatttctttttaattgatcctagaaaagaaaaaagggcaaaaaaattaatctcgaaaaaaaaaatggcaaactttttttttaaaattaagttacttttgatacttttttttattctggagtactcttgatttttttaacatccaATTTATTAtgtgcaaaattaataaatacaaattaaagttatttttttggtatttaaaaattttatttagtattttttgtgTCAACCCTTAATTATGGATCTAAAAACAGATTTTCTGGCTGAAAATGGAAATGATATTAcatattcagtttaaatattcgaaattaattttcaactcaactaaaaaatattcttaaaaaaattgcagtccattttacaattaaaaatattttccttattgaTACAAATTCGAATgtcatatataatttgaatattaatttcatataaaatacacaatttaaatattaattggaaagaatgaaattaaaaatttatatttattggcaCATGCCATTTTGAAATGTAACTTTAAGGtgtataagcattttaaaataaaagtaataaatcaagataaacacaataataatgtaataaataaaataatatgtaataaataattaaattcaaggTTATTAGAAGCCTTatttgatatatgaaatatttctttagtaattgcgaattttaaaatatattgacatattttgaaatattataatttgactTCCATgcataattaaagcatttttaaatgtttttgaaagaagatattccttttgaaatgttgaaaaaattaatgagcGCTGATGTTTAGTAATGCATTAtccattcattgaaaaaaaagtttgtttagtTGCATTAaaccttaactggggacgtgtggtctgtgagaccgctagcgatggattttcggtcatccctattctatttttagctcatttgaatagattgatcctgtagcttccttttttgtgaccttcaatacacgtgcagtttttcaatcgatttcagcggatgatttttaaaataattc comes from Argiope bruennichi chromosome 2, qqArgBrue1.1, whole genome shotgun sequence and encodes:
- the LOC129962366 gene encoding uncharacterized protein LOC129962366; amino-acid sequence: MGLGDSNRAVAYILNWRGSHRLKRDIPLEYVRKSGVIDFEVVPSNTLNCLPPTVPLRGISFNDELRSPVNKQVDHPDLLKQLDLEVVNSIPSGALVIYTDGSKMEDDRTGSGVFINSNDSEVRISIQTPYNCSVFRSEIIAIVTALNYAQTTDNNCIRILTDSRNAIQYFKNWSEIFNIPDQEIMKLLCEIGLNTPINLHWIPSHVGIHGNEISDVLAKNGCDIPMDCLNRLTPTEIHSLGKHRLLSEWRRTPSHQWYADNRPGLSITFCGSLPFQSAMARFRSGHLKCLRCQNGEKTFQPCSCSQPASPVHLLLFLGASYKQLLVERDFLQIYAELTRRGLLDLV